In Phreatobacter aquaticus, a single genomic region encodes these proteins:
- a CDS encoding replication-associated recombination protein A: MDLFEAAGPDPKAPRPLADRLRPQTLADVAGQEHLTGPDGALTRLLRTRSLGSLIFWGPPGTGKTTVARLLAGETDLAFEQISAIFTGVADLKKVFEQARSRRMQGRGTLLFVDEIHRFNRSQQDAFLPVVEDGTVTLVGATTENPSFELNAALLSRARVLTFRSLDDEALEKLLVRAEAEVEHPLPLDEDARAALVRMADGDGRAVLTLAEEVWRAAGEGETFDTAGLSEIVQRRAPIYDKAQEGHYNLISALHKTVRGSDPDAALYYLARMLDAGEDPLFIARRVVRMAVEDIGLADPQALVVANAAKDAYDFLGSPEGELALANAVLYVATAPKSNAAYTAWKKAMALAKERGSVMPPKTILNAPTKLMKSEGYGGGYRYDHDEPDAFSGQDYWPEAIGRQSLYDPVERGFEREIRKRMEWWAKLRKERG; the protein is encoded by the coding sequence GTGGATCTGTTCGAGGCCGCGGGCCCCGATCCCAAGGCCCCGCGTCCGCTTGCCGATCGTCTCCGTCCGCAAACGCTCGCCGATGTGGCCGGACAGGAACACCTGACGGGTCCGGACGGCGCGCTGACCAGGCTTCTGCGCACCCGCTCGCTGGGTTCGCTCATCTTCTGGGGACCACCCGGCACGGGAAAGACCACGGTTGCCCGTCTGCTGGCGGGCGAGACGGATCTCGCCTTCGAGCAGATCTCGGCCATCTTCACCGGCGTCGCCGATCTGAAGAAGGTCTTCGAACAGGCCCGATCCCGCCGGATGCAGGGGCGCGGCACCCTGCTGTTCGTCGACGAGATCCATCGCTTCAATCGGTCGCAGCAGGATGCCTTCCTGCCGGTGGTCGAGGACGGCACGGTCACGCTGGTCGGGGCCACCACGGAGAACCCGTCCTTCGAGCTCAATGCCGCGCTTCTCTCTCGTGCGCGCGTGCTGACCTTCCGGTCCCTCGACGACGAGGCGCTGGAGAAACTCCTCGTGCGGGCCGAGGCTGAGGTCGAGCATCCGCTGCCGCTCGATGAGGACGCCCGCGCCGCGCTCGTCCGCATGGCGGATGGCGATGGCCGGGCCGTTCTCACCCTTGCCGAGGAAGTCTGGCGGGCAGCAGGCGAGGGCGAGACCTTCGACACGGCGGGCCTCTCGGAGATCGTTCAGCGCCGTGCGCCGATCTACGACAAGGCGCAGGAGGGGCACTACAACCTCATCTCCGCGCTGCACAAGACGGTGCGCGGCTCCGATCCTGATGCGGCGCTCTATTACCTCGCGCGCATGCTGGATGCTGGCGAGGACCCGCTGTTCATCGCGCGCCGCGTCGTGCGGATGGCGGTGGAGGATATCGGGCTCGCCGACCCGCAGGCGCTCGTCGTCGCCAATGCGGCCAAGGACGCCTACGATTTTCTTGGCAGCCCCGAGGGCGAGCTCGCGCTGGCCAATGCGGTTCTCTATGTCGCAACCGCGCCGAAATCCAACGCCGCCTATACCGCCTGGAAGAAAGCGATGGCGCTGGCGAAGGAGCGCGGCAGTGTCATGCCGCCGAAGACCATCCTCAACGCGCCGACCAAGCTGATGAAATCCGAAGGCTATGGCGGTGGCTATCGCTATGACCACGATGAGCCTGACGCCTTTTCCGGCCAGGATTACTGGCCCGAGGCGATCGGCCGCCAATCCCTTTACGACCCGGTCGAACGCGGGTTCGAGCGCGAGATCAGGAAGCGCATGGAATGGTGGGCCAAGCTGCGCAAGGAGCGTGGCTGA
- a CDS encoding glutathione S-transferase family protein, with protein MTAPVPRLYHAAPSYYSMIARLALIEAGVPFEPVRLDIHRRKQQLDPDYVRINPDMTVPALAWPGRILADSRLILAEAFASLPASAESEAWVDKHYAFPIEELTMGRLMATNPLARRFFPRTLVSIHARLLTLAEAHPDLAERYRHRAERFAERIETFDPSAVVGLFAHRLAEAESLLDQLDAALADGRSFLDGQAYGPADVVWTVFLARMRFVGRAEAVTRRPSLARYEAAMSARPSHHAADLWTKLHPLRMLRQLFG; from the coding sequence ATGACGGCTCCGGTTCCCAGGCTCTATCATGCGGCGCCCTCCTATTACTCGATGATCGCCCGGTTGGCACTGATCGAGGCGGGAGTGCCCTTCGAGCCGGTCAGGCTCGACATCCACCGCAGGAAGCAGCAGCTCGACCCGGACTATGTCCGCATCAATCCCGACATGACCGTGCCGGCCCTGGCCTGGCCTGGCCGGATCCTGGCCGACAGCCGCCTGATTCTGGCGGAGGCCTTTGCCAGCCTGCCCGCGAGTGCGGAGAGTGAAGCCTGGGTCGACAAGCACTACGCGTTCCCCATCGAGGAGCTGACGATGGGCCGCCTGATGGCGACCAATCCGCTGGCCCGGCGCTTCTTCCCACGCACTCTGGTGTCGATCCATGCCCGCCTGCTGACGCTGGCCGAGGCCCATCCCGATCTGGCGGAGCGTTACCGCCATCGGGCCGAGCGCTTCGCCGAACGCATCGAGACCTTCGATCCATCGGCGGTGGTGGGTCTGTTTGCGCACCGTCTGGCCGAGGCCGAGAGCCTCCTCGATCAGCTTGACGCTGCGTTGGCCGACGGCAGGTCTTTCCTTGACGGCCAAGCCTATGGTCCTGCGGATGTGGTCTGGACAGTTTTCCTCGCCCGCATGCGGTTCGTTGGCCGGGCAGAGGCTGTCACGCGGCGTCCCTCGCTTGCGCGTTACGAGGCGGCGATGTCCGCTCGGCCGAGCCATCACGCCGCTGACCTGTGGACGAAGCTTCATCCGCTTCGCATGTTGAGGCAGTTGTTCGGCTGA
- the crcB gene encoding fluoride efflux transporter CrcB, with amino-acid sequence MTKALLVFLGSGIGGTLRYGVNIWAPKVFGLYLPASTFIVNVVGGFLMGVIVGWLAFKAHVPWSQDVRLFLTTGILGGFTTFSAFSLDSVLLIERGDYATAGLYVVASVVLSIAALALGLALMRSLS; translated from the coding sequence ATGACCAAGGCACTTCTCGTCTTCCTCGGCTCCGGCATTGGCGGCACGCTGCGCTATGGCGTCAACATCTGGGCACCGAAGGTGTTCGGCCTGTATCTTCCGGCGTCCACCTTCATCGTCAATGTCGTGGGCGGGTTTCTCATGGGCGTGATTGTCGGCTGGCTCGCCTTCAAGGCCCATGTGCCGTGGTCGCAGGACGTCCGCTTGTTCCTCACCACCGGCATTCTCGGCGGCTTCACCACGTTCTCGGCCTTTTCTTTGGATAGCGTCTTGCTCATTGAGCGGGGTGACTATGCAACCGCAGGGCTCTATGTGGTGGCCTCTGTGGTTCTGTCGATCGCGGCGCTCGCGCTCGGCCTCGCCCTGATGAGGAGTTTGTCATGA
- a CDS encoding RluA family pseudouridine synthase — MKGKGGRPPGSGRSGPSGKSGLRSGPPRSGASRSGAPRNGGPAKRGPAGAKGEPRFRRDEDRPAPRFRRDDDRPAPRFRRDDDRPASRSREEEVRLPPRTRGARPTEAELRSFDGSPRRSRDSEWDVREPEWSPEQDLDISALEEPREPREPREPRPPREPRRRDDDRSRSARPASRGREDAAEPRRPAAPTGPTKAELKAAATETLQTGVQTLTVTDDEDDMRVDRFLAARFPQLSFSYIQRIVRKGELRVNGKRVETKDRLEPGQAVRVPPLKIEAQRPMSAKVGEDVKGFLASITLYEDQDVLVLCKPAGLSVQGGSGTKKHLDGMLAVLTDEEGQRPRLVHRLDKDTSGCILIAKNRFTAAALAKTFRTRSARKIYWAVVAGVPKPRQGRVSTFLAKEEREDESFMRIAKHGEKGASHAVSYYAVIETMAQKLAWLSFKPVTGRTHQLRVHAAEIGHPILGDPKYFQIENWEIPGGLQDKLHLHARRLVVPHPRGKGTIDVSAPLPPHMEQTFNLMGWDVTRYDPIVEAPEE, encoded by the coding sequence ATGAAGGGCAAGGGCGGAAGGCCTCCCGGTTCCGGTCGTTCGGGCCCGTCGGGCAAGAGCGGATTGCGGTCCGGGCCCCCAAGGTCCGGCGCGTCACGGTCAGGCGCGCCGCGCAACGGCGGGCCGGCCAAGCGCGGTCCGGCCGGCGCCAAGGGCGAGCCACGGTTCCGCCGCGATGAGGATCGTCCGGCTCCGCGTTTCCGTCGGGATGACGACAGGCCAGCGCCGCGCTTTCGCCGCGACGATGATCGCCCGGCCTCGCGCTCCCGCGAGGAGGAGGTTCGCCTGCCGCCGCGCACCAGGGGCGCCCGGCCGACGGAAGCCGAACTGCGCAGCTTTGATGGCTCGCCGCGCCGCTCCCGCGATTCCGAATGGGATGTGCGCGAGCCCGAGTGGTCGCCCGAGCAGGACCTGGACATCAGCGCGCTCGAAGAGCCGCGCGAGCCCCGGGAACCACGCGAGCCGAGACCGCCGCGCGAACCGCGCCGTCGTGACGACGACCGTTCGCGCTCTGCCCGTCCAGCCAGCCGCGGCCGGGAAGACGCAGCCGAGCCGCGGCGCCCCGCTGCTCCGACCGGCCCGACCAAGGCCGAGCTGAAGGCTGCTGCGACCGAGACGCTGCAGACCGGCGTCCAGACGCTCACCGTCACCGATGACGAGGACGACATGCGCGTCGACCGCTTCCTCGCGGCGCGTTTTCCCCAGCTCTCGTTCAGCTACATCCAGCGCATCGTCCGCAAGGGCGAATTGCGCGTTAACGGCAAGCGGGTCGAGACCAAGGACCGGCTCGAACCCGGCCAGGCCGTGCGCGTGCCGCCGCTCAAGATCGAGGCCCAGCGCCCGATGAGCGCCAAGGTCGGCGAGGACGTAAAGGGCTTTCTGGCCTCCATCACGCTTTACGAGGACCAGGACGTGCTTGTGCTCTGCAAGCCGGCGGGATTGTCGGTGCAGGGTGGATCCGGCACCAAGAAGCATCTGGACGGCATGCTGGCCGTGCTGACCGACGAGGAGGGCCAGCGGCCGCGTCTCGTCCACCGGCTCGACAAGGACACGTCTGGCTGCATCCTGATTGCCAAGAACCGCTTCACCGCAGCAGCGCTCGCCAAGACCTTCCGCACGCGTTCGGCGCGCAAGATCTACTGGGCTGTCGTCGCCGGCGTTCCGAAGCCCCGGCAGGGGCGCGTTTCCACCTTCCTCGCCAAGGAAGAGCGCGAGGACGAGAGCTTCATGCGCATCGCCAAGCATGGCGAGAAGGGCGCAAGCCATGCGGTGAGCTATTATGCCGTCATCGAGACCATGGCGCAGAAGCTCGCCTGGCTGTCGTTCAAGCCGGTGACCGGCCGAACCCATCAACTGCGCGTCCACGCAGCCGAGATCGGTCACCCGATTCTCGGGGATCCCAAATATTTCCAGATCGAGAACTGGGAAATTCCTGGCGGCCTGCAGGACAAGCTGCACCTGCACGCCCGCCGCCTCGTCGTGCCGCACCCCCGCGGAAAGGGCACGATCGATGTGTCGGCTCCGCTGCCGCCCCATATGGAACAGACTTTCAATCTGATGGGCTGGGACGTGACGCGCTACGATCCGATCGTCGAGGCGCCCGAGGAATAA
- a CDS encoding HAD-IA family hydrolase, whose translation MKLVIFDCDGTLVDSQHIIVAAMNKAFEGLNREPPPRTATLGIVGLSLTEALEALTAPDDPDVPVLVEGYKNAFHDLRAGGLVTEPLYDGAREVVEALAASGDVILGIATGKSQRGVRLVLGHHGIYDHFSTIQTADDAPSKPHPGMIEQAMAAVGIGSADTVMIGDTTFDMQMAEAAGVAAIGVAWGYHPVEALHATRARIVLDQFAQLPATLDHLWR comes from the coding sequence GTGAAGCTCGTGATCTTCGACTGCGACGGCACGCTGGTCGACAGCCAGCACATCATCGTCGCGGCCATGAACAAGGCCTTTGAAGGCCTCAATCGCGAACCCCCGCCGCGTACGGCGACGCTCGGCATTGTCGGCCTGTCGCTGACCGAAGCGCTGGAGGCCCTGACCGCGCCGGACGATCCCGATGTGCCGGTGCTTGTCGAGGGGTACAAGAACGCGTTTCACGACTTGCGCGCCGGCGGCCTGGTGACCGAGCCGCTCTATGACGGCGCCCGCGAGGTGGTTGAGGCACTGGCGGCGAGCGGCGACGTCATCCTTGGCATCGCAACTGGCAAGTCACAGCGCGGTGTTCGGCTGGTGCTCGGCCATCACGGAATCTACGACCATTTCTCGACCATTCAGACCGCGGACGATGCCCCCTCCAAGCCGCATCCCGGCATGATCGAGCAGGCGATGGCGGCAGTGGGCATCGGGTCGGCCGACACGGTGATGATTGGCGATACGACCTTCGACATGCAGATGGCAGAGGCTGCCGGCGTCGCCGCGATCGGTGTCGCCTGGGGTTATCATCCCGTCGAGGCCCTGCACGCCACGCGCGCCCGCATTGTGCTCGACCAGTTCGCGCAATTGCCTGCGACCCTCGACCACCTGTGGCGCTGA
- a CDS encoding ATP12 family chaperone protein, protein MSKSVFDDWFAKGLDPAGYDPVAAASLAMKPQLPKRFYEVASYAETDGAFALTLDGRKAKTPGRKLVAMPSAALAEAVAAEWQAQVTHINPATMPLTRIVNAIIEGVTEVPEAVAEEIVKYAGSDLLCYRADRPQSLVERQAAAWDPVLTFLRETIGARFFLSEGIVFVEQPEPSIAAVRAALPRDAWRIGAMSVITTLTGSALLAIAVQRGFMSADAAFDAAHVDDDFQRDTWGHDDEAAARRAVRHAEMTAAAKVLSSL, encoded by the coding sequence ATGAGCAAATCTGTGTTCGACGACTGGTTCGCCAAGGGCCTGGACCCCGCAGGCTACGATCCCGTGGCAGCCGCCAGTCTCGCCATGAAGCCGCAATTGCCCAAGCGGTTCTACGAGGTGGCGAGCTATGCCGAGACCGATGGCGCCTTCGCGCTGACGCTGGATGGCCGCAAGGCCAAGACGCCCGGCCGCAAGCTCGTCGCCATGCCGTCTGCGGCGCTGGCCGAGGCAGTTGCCGCTGAATGGCAGGCCCAGGTCACTCATATCAACCCGGCCACCATGCCGCTCACCCGCATTGTCAATGCGATCATCGAGGGCGTGACCGAGGTGCCGGAAGCGGTTGCCGAGGAGATCGTCAAATATGCTGGGTCCGATCTGCTCTGCTACCGCGCCGACCGCCCGCAGAGCCTGGTCGAGCGGCAGGCCGCAGCCTGGGATCCGGTCCTGACATTCCTGCGCGAAACTATCGGCGCGCGCTTCTTCCTGTCCGAGGGCATCGTCTTTGTCGAACAGCCGGAACCCTCGATCGCTGCGGTCCGGGCCGCGCTTCCGCGAGACGCGTGGCGCATCGGCGCGATGAGCGTCATCACCACGCTGACCGGCTCCGCCCTGCTGGCGATCGCCGTCCAGCGCGGTTTCATGTCAGCAGATGCCGCTTTCGATGCGGCCCATGTCGACGACGATTTCCAGCGCGACACCTGGGGGCACGACGATGAGGCTGCCGCACGTCGTGCCGTCCGCCACGCCGAAATGACGGCTGCGGCAAAGGTCCTGTCGTCCTTGTGA
- a CDS encoding acyl-CoA carboxylase subunit beta: MKDVLDKLEERRGEARLGGGQRRIDAQHARGKLTARERIELLLDRGSFEEFDMFVQHRCADFGMESQHIPGDGVVTGWGTVNGRTVFVFSKDFTVFGGSLSGAHAAKITKIQDMALKARAPIIGLFDAGGARIQEGVDALGGYGEVFKRNVTASGVIPQISLIMGPCAGGDVYSPAMTDFIFMVKDTSYMFVTGPDVVKTVTNEVVTSEELGGASVHAVKSSVADGAYENDLEALLQMRRLIDFLPANNLDGVPELPSFDTLDRIDMSLDTLVPDNPNKPYDIKELILKTVDEGDFFEIQAKFAGNIVTGFARIEGRSVGIVANQPMVLAGVLDSDASRKAARFVRFCDAFSIPIVTFVDVPGFLPGTAQEYGGLIKHGAKLLFAYSQCTVPLVTIITRKAFGGAYDVMASKHIGGDINYAWPSAQIAVMGAKGAVEIIFRADIGDADKIAARTKEYEERFLSPFVAAERGYIDEVIMPHSTRRRVARALGLLRHKASETPWKKHDNIPL; this comes from the coding sequence ATGAAGGACGTCCTGGACAAGCTCGAAGAGCGCCGTGGCGAGGCCCGTCTCGGCGGCGGCCAGCGTCGGATCGATGCCCAGCATGCGCGCGGCAAGCTGACCGCGCGCGAGCGCATCGAATTGCTGCTCGATCGCGGCTCCTTCGAAGAGTTCGACATGTTCGTCCAGCACCGCTGTGCCGATTTCGGCATGGAGAGCCAGCACATTCCCGGCGACGGCGTGGTCACCGGCTGGGGCACGGTCAACGGCCGCACGGTTTTCGTCTTCTCCAAGGACTTCACCGTGTTCGGTGGATCGCTGTCTGGCGCCCATGCCGCCAAGATCACCAAGATCCAGGACATGGCCCTGAAGGCCCGCGCGCCGATCATCGGCCTGTTTGACGCCGGTGGTGCGCGAATCCAGGAAGGTGTTGATGCGCTAGGCGGTTACGGCGAAGTCTTCAAGCGCAATGTTACCGCTTCTGGCGTCATTCCGCAGATTTCGCTGATCATGGGCCCCTGCGCCGGCGGCGACGTCTACTCGCCCGCCATGACCGATTTCATCTTCATGGTGAAAGACACGAGCTACATGTTCGTGACCGGTCCGGACGTGGTCAAGACCGTCACCAACGAGGTCGTGACCTCGGAGGAACTGGGAGGAGCATCCGTTCACGCGGTGAAGTCGTCGGTCGCCGACGGCGCCTATGAGAACGACCTCGAGGCGCTCCTGCAGATGCGCCGTCTGATCGACTTCCTGCCGGCGAACAACCTCGACGGTGTGCCGGAACTGCCGAGTTTCGACACGCTCGATCGCATCGACATGTCGCTCGACACGCTGGTGCCGGACAATCCGAACAAGCCCTATGACATCAAGGAACTGATCCTCAAGACGGTCGACGAGGGCGACTTCTTCGAGATCCAGGCGAAATTCGCCGGCAATATCGTCACCGGCTTTGCCCGTATCGAGGGCCGCTCGGTCGGCATCGTTGCCAATCAGCCCATGGTGCTGGCAGGCGTGCTGGACTCCGATGCCAGCCGTAAGGCCGCCCGTTTCGTCCGCTTCTGCGACGCCTTCTCGATCCCGATCGTCACCTTCGTCGACGTGCCGGGCTTCCTGCCCGGAACCGCGCAGGAATATGGCGGCCTGATCAAGCACGGCGCCAAGCTCCTGTTCGCCTATTCCCAGTGCACCGTGCCGCTGGTGACCATCATCACCCGCAAGGCCTTTGGCGGCGCCTATGACGTTATGGCGTCGAAGCATATTGGCGGCGACATCAACTATGCCTGGCCCTCGGCGCAGATCGCGGTCATGGGCGCCAAGGGTGCGGTCGAGATCATCTTCCGTGCCGATATCGGCGATGCCGACAAGATCGCGGCGCGCACCAAGGAATATGAGGAGCGCTTCCTGTCGCCGTTTGTTGCGGCCGAGCGCGGCTATATCGACGAGGTCATCATGCCGCACTCCACCCGGCGCCGGGTGGCTCGGGCGCTTGGGTTGCTCCGCCACAAGGCCAGCGAGACACCCTGGAAGAAGCACGACAATATTCCGCTGTGA